The following are encoded together in the Kwoniella newhampshirensis strain CBS 13917 chromosome 7, whole genome shotgun sequence genome:
- a CDS encoding cytosolic Fe-S cluster assembly factor NAR1 produces MAFSGALTITDLDDFLTPSQACIIPVRGAKTSEDQGPTEIHIDDDNNYYEVSMYPTADAGPSGASGAAKKALEKAEINLNDCLACSGCITSTESLLITLQSHLEVIDFIKTNPTNHDPDAPCHKPRLPILSISPQTLASLSAAYSTSTSRSTIPLLVLLRRIRAFLSRPDKGGWRVWDTTFARHMSLKETAVEFHERKDKKGKGKAVELPMLASACPGWVCYAEKAQGDLLPLLSAARSSQGIIGALAKQWYGGRTSHRPDEIYHVTAMPCYDKKLEASRSDFYSSLYSTRDVDCVLTTGELDLLLQDLEFDPYSSVADEDIPSVSVSDASPFPELLTHEGSSSGSYLSTIIRTMQQSCPNPTRIITREIRGSSDNVEYLIHDTITGEVIFKGAKVYGFRNLQNLVRKVAKETGIGRAGRSGAGAGKLSLAVAARRRKARTAGGVATPTTDSSDAESIASLSLQNGEDKKLDFVEVMACPGGCVNGGGQMKPAAAAQTPTKESDAMEVDEEGYQRPLPDDGTAPASTAKDGSDAVEGMDEGMRWSTKEWVAKVEEIYWTGLPTPPPSPPLTASNLDESFSTEVKTNDNGAINGADRLAISDKVAEEIVNEVCGDDPAKRWEFLRTRFRKVESDILSQGGVTHEAVKW; encoded by the exons ATGGCATTCTCCGGAGCCCTT ACCATCACCGACCTGGATGACTTTTTGACCCCTTCCCAAGCATGTATCATCCCCGTCAGAGGCGCAAAGACTTCAGAGGACCAGGGACCG ACCGAGATCCACATCGATGACGATAACAATTATTACGAGGTGTCGATGTACCCCACCGCCGATGCTGGACCATCCGGCGCTAGCGGAGCGGCTAAGAAAGCTCTCGAAAAGGCAGAGATCAACCTGAATGACTGTCTGGCTTGCAG CGGATGTATCACTTCGACAGAATCACTTCTCATCACCCTTCAATCCCACCTCGAAGTGATCGACTTTATAAAGACAAACCCCACCAACCATGATCCCGACGCGCCATGTCATAAACCCAGACTGCCCATCCTCTCCATATCACCGCAGACGCTTGCTTCCCTTTCGGCAGCTTACTCGACGTCAACATCCCGCTCGACTATACCCCTTCTTGTCTTGTTACGTCGCATTCGAGCCTTCCTAAGTCGGCCGGACAAAGGCGGTTGGAGAGTCTGGGATACTACGTTTGCGAGACACATGAGCTTGAAGGAGACGGCGGTGGAGTTTCACGAAagaaaggacaagaagggcaagggtAAAGCTGTGGAGCTACCTATGTTAGCCAGTGCTTGTCCTGGTTGGGTTTGTTACGCGGAGAAAGCCCAAGGGGATTTATTACCGCTTCTGAGCGCTGCTAGGAGTAGTCAGGGAATTATCGGAGCTCTAGCAAAGCAGTGGTACGGCGGCAGGACAAGTCATAG ACCCGATGAAATCTATCATGTCACTGCGATGCCTTGCTACGACAAGAAGCTGGAGGCATCTCGATCAGATTTCTACTCTTCCCTTTACTCTACACGCGATGTTGATTGTGTTTTGACCACTGGGGAGCTCGACCTGCTCCTGCAAGATCTCGAATTCGACCCGTACAGCTCTGTCGCCGATGAAGATATACCATCAGTCTCAGTCTCGGATGCCTCACCCTTCCCCGAGCTACTCACGCACGAGGGTTCAAGTTCTGGATCGTACCTCTCTACCATTATCCGAACTATGCAACAATCCTGCCCTAATCCGACAAGAATCATCACTCGAGAGATTCGAGGTTCTTCGGACAACGTCGAATACCTTATCCACGACACTATCACTGGGGAAGTGATATTCAAAGGTGCTAAGGTGTATGGGTTCCGAAACTTGCAGAACTTGGTGAGAAAAGTCGCCAAGGAAACGGGAATAGGACGGGCTGGACGAAGTGGCGCTGGAGCAGGAAAGCTATCTTTGGCCGTGGCTGCTAGAAGACGAAAGGCCAGGACTGCTGGGGGAGTCGCAACACCGACCACGGACAGCTCGGATGCCGAGAGTATTGCCTCATTGAGCTTGCAGAATGGCGAAGATAAGAAGCTCGACTTCGTTGAGGTGATGGCTTGTCCCGGTGGATGTGTGAACGGGGGAGGACAGATGAAACCAGCTGCTGCGGCTCAAACTCCAACAAAGGAATCTGATGcgatggaggtggacgaggaggggTATCAACGACCTCTGCCCGATGATGGTACAGCGCCTGCGTCGACGGCAAAGGACGGGTCGGACGCAGTGGAAGGAATGGACGAAGGCATGCGTTGGTCTACCAAGGAATGGGTAGCGAAAGTAGAAGAAATCTATTGGACCGGTCTTCCTACCCCGCCGCCATCGCCGCCGCTCACCGCGTCAAACCTCGACGAATCATTCTCGACCGAGGTCAAAACTAATGATAATGGGGCAATCAATGGTGCGGACAGATTGGCCATTTCAGACAAAGTAGCGGAAGAGATTGTCAACGAGGTGTGTGGGGACGATCCGGCGAAACGTTGGGAGTTTCTGAGAACGAGGTTTAGGAAGGTCGAGAGTGATATTCTCTCTCAGGGAGGGGTGACTCATGAGGCGGTGAAGTGGTAG